AAGCGATTGAAATGGCTTATGATTTTTTAATTAACGTTTTAAAATTAGATAAAGAAAAGTTATATTTTACTTATTTTTCAGAAGATTTAGAAACAAAAGAAAAGTGATTATCAATGGGTATAGAAGAATCACACATCATTAAAGGTAATAAAGACACCAATTTTTGAGATATTGGTTCAGGGCCTTGTGGTCCATGTACAGAAATATTTTTCGATAGAGGAGAAAAATTTGATAAAAGAGGGCTTGAGCTTCTACAAAACGACGAAGAAAATGACAGATTTATTGAAATATGAAATATTGTTTTTTCACAATTTAACAACGATGGGGAAGGAAATTATACTGAATTAACTCAAAAAAACATAGATACAGGTGCTGGTTTTGAAAGACTAGTATCTATTTTACAAAATGCTCCCACTAATTTTGATACAGATTTATTTTTACCAATAATCAAAGAGATTGAAAATTTTACTAACTATAAATATGATCCTGAAAATTACTTCAAAAAAGACAAAGAAATTGAAAAAATAAATGTTAAATTTAAAATTATAGCAGATCATATAAGAGCTGTAGTTAATGCTATAAATGATGGCGTTAGTCCTTCAAATGTCTCTAGAGGATATATAATAAGAAGATTAATTAGAAGAGCTTATAGAGCAGGTTTACAATTAGAAATTAAAGAAAAATCTTTTTTATTTAAACTAACTGAAGTTGTAAAGTCCTCTTTACCTTTTAATATAAATGTAGAAAAAGTTTCTAAAATTATTAAAGATGAAGAAATGTTATTTTCACAAACGATAGAACAAGGTCAAAAACTTTTAGATTTAGAACTTAAAAAAAATAAAGATCAATTCGATTTAAAAATCGCCTTCAAACTTTTTGAAACTTATGGTTTTCCTATTGAACTAACACAAGAGATTCTAAAAGAAAAAGGGGTGACTATAAATATTTCTGACTTTGAAAAACTTAAAAAAGAACATGCAGAAATTTCTAGAAGTTCTAAAAAAGAAGGAATGAAAAAAGTAATTAATTCTCTAAATTTAGTTCAATATAAAATTTCTGAATTCATAGGTTATGACTCTTTAGAAACAACAGCAAAAATTCTATTTCTTGCCGATTCTGAAAAAGAATTACCTTCTTCTCACAATCAAAAATTATCATATGTAATTTTTGATAAAACGGTTTTATATGCAACTGGCGGTGGACAAAAACACGATCAAGGTTATATAATCCAAAACAATATTAAAATTCCTGTTTTAGAAGTCTTTAAAGATAAATTTGGAAATAATGTTCATGTTGTAAAAGGAAAATTAGAAAAAAATAAAGAAGTAAATATTTTTGTAAACGAAGATAATAGAATAAAACTAGAAAGAAATCACTCTAGTACTCACCTTCTTTTTAAATCATTAAGAGAACAATATGGAAGTTTTATCAAACAACTGGGTTCAGATAATAATGAAAATAGGCTAACTTTCGATTTCCCTTTGGAAAAAAAACCAACAGAAGAAGAAATTCAACAAATTGAAAATAGAATTATTTCTTATATAAAAAGTGAAACTAATCGTAAATACCTAGAAACAGATATCAAAACCGCAGAACAAATGAACGCAATCATGACGTTAGAAGAAACAGAATATATGGATCCTAATAATGTAAGATTGGTTGAATTTAAAAACATAACTGTGGATTTATGTGGTGGTACACATATAGAAAATACTAAACTTATTGAAAATTTTAAAATTGTTTCTGTAGAAAATAAAGGAACTGGTATTTTTAGAATTAGAGCAATAACATCAAATCAATTAGTTGATGAATTTTACGATAAAGAAATAGAAAAATCAAAAGAACTTTTAAATAATATACTTTTAAAAATACAACAATTAGATTCCAATTATGTTTTAGAACAAATTAATTATGATAACAAGAAAAATGCACTGGAAAAATTGAAATTTTTAATTGAAAAATCTAGAGAAAAACACAAAGAACTTCTCAAAAATACAACTAAAAAAGAATTCAATCAAGAAATTAACACTATAAATTTTAATAGTAAAGAATTTTATATAAACATTGATTTAGATAGTAATTCTTTGAAAAATAATGCAGCACACTTAAGAGAAAAACACCCTAATATAACATTTATTTTAGGTTCTAAACAAAAAGATAAAATTATTATTGTTGTTGCTTCTAAAAGTTTAAATTCCAAAGAATTATTTATAAAAATAACTTCTCATTTCTCAGGTTCCGGAGGGGGAAATGAGATAATGGCACAGGGTTCTGTTAAAAATATTGATAATTTTAAAGAAAATTTAATTGAATTTTTAAAAAATGAATAAAAGAAAATTAGGTATAGACTTAGGAACAAAAACTTGTGGTTTTGCAATAAGTGATCCTTTTAACATAATTGCTACTGGTTTGGAAAATTTCTTTTTTAAAGAAAATGATTTTAAATCAGTAATTGAAAAAATAAGAGAATTTACTAAGTTGTATAATATTGATATTTTCGCTTTAGGATATCCATTAAAAATGAGCGGAAATAAAAGTGAAAGAACTTTAATGGTAGAGAATTTTAAAAAGTTATTAGAACAAAATTTCGATATCCCAGTTATTTTAATAGATGAAAGAGAAACAACCAAAAATGCAGAACAATTAATGATTAATGCTGGATTATCAAGAAAAAAAAGAAAAAAACATAAAGATAAATTAGCTGCTCAACTAATATTAGAAGATTACTTAATGAGGTTATAATGAAAGAAAAAATTAATTTAAAAGATAAAAATAGGGAAATAGAAATAAATTTTCAAAATTTAAATAATAAAGTTGAAAATATAAAAGTAACTACCTTATTTTCTACTGATATTGTTGGAGAATCAATATTTTTTGCCTTTGATGAAAATAAAGAAATTTTTTCCTTCAAATATAATGAAGAAAAAGATCTATATATGCCTTTGGAAAATGATGAAATAGAAATTGCAGAAGACATTTTAAATGATTTTATAGACGAAAATAAAGAAAATTTTTATTTAGAAAATGAAAAAATTAATATATTTGATTTTTTTAATTTCGAAGAAATAGAAGAATAAAATGGACACAACAAGAATTGCATTAATTATTTCTATGTTTGTTGTTTTAATCATCGGTTTTGCTATTTATTTCATCTTAAGAATAAAGGCTTATAAATTAAGACAAAAACTAATTTTAACTGACAAAAAATTTGAATTAGAAGAAATAAAACTGTCAAATGAAAATATTGAAAAAATTACTAATACTGACTTAATAGTTGAGGAATTTGAATTTATTTTTAATAGCATTAAAATAAATGATTATAATAAAAATTTATTTATAGAAAATTCAAATAATGCTTTTATTTTAGCTAAAGACATATTCAAAGATAAAGAAATTTATGAAGCAGATATAAATAATCTAGAATCTTACTTAAAAAAAGAAAACTGGGATTTTATTTTTTTCAATTACGAATTAATAAATGGGAATTTAGTCAGAGAGTCAATAAAACAATTAAAAAAGGGCGGAATGATTATTTTAAAAGAAGCTAAAAATAAAAAGATAGAAAATGAAATTTTAGAATTTTTAAAAACAAAAAAAATTAAGTATGAATTTAAGAAAAATAAAAATAGTTTTTTATTAATAGTAATTTAATTTGGTAAAATTAAATAATCAAATAAGGAGATAATGAGTCAACAAATGAAAAAGAAAAATGATAATGAAATTCTACTAACTCAAGAACGTTTAGATACTTTTAAAAATGAGCTACAACATTTGATTAATGTAGAGCGTCCAAAAGTAATTGAAGATATTAAAGATGCTAGAAATCAAGGAGATTTATCAGAAAACGCTGAATACGATGCTGCTAGAGAGAAACAAGGTATAATAGAAGCTAGAATATTAGAATTAGAAAATATTATTTCTAAAGCTAAAGTTATAAAAGAAGTATATAAAGGTGATACTGTATCAATTGGATCAAAAGTAAAACTAAGATTATTTGATGCAAAAAATAAAGAAAATGAAGGAAAAATATTAGAAGTACAAATTGTTGGTTCATTAGACTCAGATCCGATGGCATCTAAAATTTCCAATTTATCACCTTTAGCTAGTGCAATATTAAATCAATCAATTGGTGAAAAAATAGAAGTGGAAGCTCCTGAAAAATACTCTGTTGAGATTTTAGAAATAGCAAAATAAAAGTTAGTTAGAGTTTTACATAAATTAATCTAACTAACTTTTATTTTATAGTTCTATGGGTGCAATTAACATATGGTGGCTCATATCGGACTTGAACCGATATGCAATCTCTTGCGGGAGGTTTTGAATCTCCTGTGTCTACCATTTCACCAATGAGCCTTATCTGTAAAAAATTATAATATAAAAGAGATGAATATGAAAGAAAATAAGAAAAAAAATATTTTATTTAAAACAGTTTTAGCAACAATGACTATAGTACCTCTTAGTTCAATTGGTGTTGCTACTTATTTTTTACTTAAAAATGAAATTAACGATACTTCCGATCTCATAATTTCCGATCTAAATATTAAAAAGAATTCAATAAGTGACTTTATTTCTGTTCAAGCGGATGTAGAAAATGCTTCAGATATTCTTCCTAGTGAAGCTCTTAAAAAAGAAAATGAAAAATATTTTAGAAGTTATTTAAGATATAGTTTAAAACCAGATGCAAGCATTAACGATATTTTAGAAGAATATGACGTTGAAATAAATAAGATCGAAAATAGTGAAGATGATTTTAATGGAACATTAAAAATAAAAATGCAAGCTACTTCTAAAGTGAATAAAGACATTAAAGAAGAAAGAATTTTTATCGTTTCAGGTTTTAAATCAACAAAAGTTGGTGATATAAGGTTTAAAAACAGACTAAATAAAGTGCTTAATAATTTTCAATTTATCCAAAAACAAGAAGTAAATAGCATTAATTATAGCGAATTTAACCAAAATACTTTTTTTAACTTTTTTGATTTAGATGCGGATGATTCAAATGAAGAAAGAGTATTTAATAAAGTTGAAAATGAATACTTTTTAAAAGAAAATATGAATTATAAAGCAAATATAGAGCTTTTAAAAGAAACATACAATAATCATAATAAAACTATTGATGTAATTGTTAGTTTCTCCCACTCTGCTTTTAAAAATTTCTCTTATGGAAAAGTCTTTACTTTAGAAAACATCAATTTAAACTTAAACCAAGAAGAAAATACTAATTACAACAATTCTATTTTCAATAACAACATTAATCCTTATAATCTAAAATTTGAAAAAGAAGTATATAATATTTTCCCTTCATCCTTTAGTGAAAAATCAGATGTTATTATAAAAGATTTTTCTAATATAAATCCTAATATTTCAATTAAATTAATAAAAGAAAGTATTAATGATCAAAATGGGAATATAGACTTTCTAGTTACGGATAAAATTACCAATTTTAGTAAAGTTTTCAATTTTAAACTATTTAATTTTGATAAAATTAGTAACGACATTTTCAATATTACTCAAATCAATAAAAACTATATAAATAATTCTTATAATATAATTTCAAAAAAAGACTTAGCTGTTTATACTTTAAACTCCAGTGATAAAACTCTTAGATACAAAACTATTGGAGAAGAAATAGAAAAATACTTTAATAGCCAAGAATTTAAAAATAGATTTTTACCTTTTAAAATAGACGCTGAAATATTTAAATATTCTCTAACTAAAAATTTTAAAATTGAAAACAATAAATTAAATTTTGTTTTAAAAAATTGAAATGGAGATGAAAATAATTTATTTATTCCATTTCAAACACCAGCATCTGATGAGAAAAATATTTCTTTAGATTTTGAGGAAAATCCTAAAATAAAAAGTAAGGAAGATGTATTACAAGATATAAAAAATAGAACTATTTCCATTCATTATATAGTTAATGAAAACGAAAATACTTCTAGAATAATAAGCGGTACTGCTTGAGTTTTTGATAGAGTAAAAAACACTAATACTTATTATTTAGCAACAAACATCCATGTCGTTTCAGAACTTACTAAAAACATGGATAAAATTTCATCTTTTTCTTATAGTTTTAATACAAAATACACAAAATTACCACATTTAAATAGTCCAATAACAACAGAAGGGGTAACTTATAACCAAGTCTTTAAGAGATTAGATAGAAGAATTAATCACTCATTTGCAGAAAAAAGTATTAATAAATCTAGATTTATAACTAAAGAATCTGAAGAATTTTGAAAAAATTTAGAAGTGATTAATTTAGGCGTTGATACTCCTAATAAAGGAGAATATAGTGATTTTGCTTTAATAAAAGTAACTTTCCCTAAAGATAAAATTATTAAAAATATTTTTAATCAACAATATGTAGATCAATATATTCCAGATCAAGCAAAATATTATAACGATAATAAATTGAACTTTTTTATAAGTGATAAAATAGAATTTCCACAAAACACCAGTGATAATAATAATTTATTACCTTTACCTATGGAATTAAATTATGCAGGATATTTAGGCGGAAATGAGTATGTAGAAGTTTCACAGTCACCTTATTTAAAATATGAAAATTTAATTCAAAAAGAACAAACAATTAATAATCAAAATTATAAATATAATAAAAGCATTATTAATCTACCTGGTGTTAACAGTGGGCATGGGATGTCTGGCTCTTTAGTTTTAAATCAATTTGGACAAGTTGTAGGAATATTTTGGGGGGGATTCTTTGACAAAGAAACCGCAAATGGCCTCTCTAGTGGAACGGGAATAATAGATACTTTATCAATTAAAAAAGGAAGTGAAAAAACTATTCTAAGAAAATGATTAGATAAAACTAAAAATATAATAACTGATTTAGATGAATATGAAGGGAAAATTAAATATTAATGGATTTAGAAAATATTAAATTAATAGTAGAATACAAAGAAAGAATTGATAAATATATAAGTGATAATAGTGAAATTTCCAGAAATGATGCCAAGGATTTAATATTAAATAAAAAAGTTTTTGTCAATGATGAAATACAAGTTTTAAAGCCTAATTTTTTTGTTTATGAAGGTCAAACTATTTCCATTAAAGAAATTCCTCAAAAAGAAATTAATATAAAACCTCAAAAAATGGATTTAAATATTGTTTATGAAGACAATGATTTAATAGTAATAGATAAACCTAGTGGTATAGTTGTTCATCCTGCTCCTGGAAATCTAGAAAATACACTTGTTAATGGATTACTTTATCATTTTAAAAATAATTTATCAAATATAAACGGACAAATGAGACCTGGAATACTTCATAGAATAGATAAAGATACATCCGGCTTATTAATTATTGCCAAAAATAATAAAGCCCACTCCTTTCTTTCAGAACAATTAAAAGAACATAAAATAAAAAGAAAGTATAAAGCAATAGTTGAAGGTTTTATTCCCAATGAAATTACGCATATCGATTTACCAATCGGAAGAGATCCTATGCATAGACAAAAAATGGCTGTTATTAAACAAAATTCTAAAAACGCAATTACTCATGTTTTTTTAGAAAAATTATTTACAATCAATTCAAAAAATTTTTCACTTGTACGTTGCGAGCTAGAAACAGGTAGAACACATCAAATAAGAGTTCATATGGCATATATTAAAAACCCTGTTTATGGAGATCCTCTATATGGAAAAAAGGTAGACGAATTTAATCAAAGATTACATGCCTATGAAATTGAATTTTTACATCCTAATGGTAAAATAATGAAATTTAATTCTGCTTTGCCTAAAGAATTTGAAATTGGCAATTAATTAATAAAAGTGCCAATTTATTTTTTTAATGTATAATTATTAAAAAGGAGATGATATGAATCTAAATTTTACTAATAACAAATCTGTAGAAGAACTTTGGAAAGAAGAAAAAAAACACAAACCAAAATTGATCTTACTAGCAATATTAATGATATTTATTCTTTTAATTAGTTCTGCTTTACTAATTTCTACCTCTATTTTCTTAACGGTTGAAGATCAAACGTTTTACAATTATGAACAAAATATTTTATTATTTTCTCTTTTAAGTATGTTTATTGCGAGTTTTAGTTTTTATTCTTACATTAGTTCAATTAAAAAAAGTTATGATAATAAAAATTTAGCTTTCATAAGTCAAAGATCATATAGTTTATTATTTTTACTAAGTTTTATTTTTCCAATATATCTAATTAGTTATTTTGTTAATAATGATTTTTTAAAAAACAAAAGTTTATTTAAAACTGTTGAAGTTATTTTACCTTTTATATTAACTTTAATATTAGTACTAATTACTTGAATAACACTATTTATTTTTATGAATATAAGAAAAATACAAAAAGATTTTTTAATAGCACATCATACAGAACAAGCTAAAAAAGTACTAGAAAATTTACCAGAATTAAATAATATATTTGATAAATTTTCCAGCTTTGAAAATACAGACGATTTAAACAAACAAAAACAAAAAACTTCTGAAGATAAGCAATCAAAAGAAGAAAATAAATTTTCTAAAGAAAAAGAAGAGTTAAAAGAAAAACTTCAAAAACTAGAAATAGAAAAACTAAGAAATATAGCTTCAAAATTAGAAATTTCAGGCATCGAAAATATGTCTAAAGAAGAATTAATTCAAATTATTGTAAGATTAAGTTAAATAAAAAATTCCTAGAGATATTTCTAGGAATTTTCCCTGAATGCAAAATCAAGTGCACCACTATAATGTAAAATTAAAAAGTGGTTGCACTTGATTTTTTAAATAAAAAAACTACCTATAAAAATTTAAGACAACATACTTTTTATTGAAAGGACCATATGAATTATAATACAACAAAGCATTATTCGCATTTAAATGCTGAAAAAGATTTTTAATAGAGAAATTGTTTTATAAAAATATTCAATTAGACAAATTGCTAATTTTCTTAATGTCAATCACTCAACAGTGTCAAGAGAATTAAAAGAAATTCAAATTTTTACGGATTTTATGATCATTTAATAGCAAATGAAAAAGCCAAAATAAGACATAAACATAAAAGATTGTTTTTCTTTCTCAAATGGATGATTATAAAGAATTTAGCAAACTTATTAAAGATAATTTTAACAAAGCAACATGCGGAATAAAAATGACTTACAACTTAATAAAAGAAGGTATTAAAAATATTAAAATCCCTTCGCTAAGGACTGTTTTTAATTGGATTAATACAGGAAAATGAGTATTAACTAATAAAGATAGATTAAGAAAGCACTATACAAAAGGCGGAAAAAGAAAAAATAACGTT
This genomic interval from Mesomycoplasma molare contains the following:
- a CDS encoding BC85_0335 family putative methyltransferase, which gives rise to MDTTRIALIISMFVVLIIGFAIYFILRIKAYKLRQKLILTDKKFELEEIKLSNENIEKITNTDLIVEEFEFIFNSIKINDYNKNLFIENSNNAFILAKDIFKDKEIYEADINNLESYLKKENWDFIFFNYELINGNLVRESIKQLKKGGMIILKEAKNKKIENEILEFLKTKKIKYEFKKNKNSFLLIVI
- the greA gene encoding transcription elongation factor GreA, encoding MKKKNDNEILLTQERLDTFKNELQHLINVERPKVIEDIKDARNQGDLSENAEYDAAREKQGIIEARILELENIISKAKVIKEVYKGDTVSIGSKVKLRLFDAKNKENEGKILEVQIVGSLDSDPMASKISNLSPLASAILNQSIGEKIEVEAPEKYSVEILEIAK
- a CDS encoding RluA family pseudouridine synthase, translating into MDLENIKLIVEYKERIDKYISDNSEISRNDAKDLILNKKVFVNDEIQVLKPNFFVYEGQTISIKEIPQKEINIKPQKMDLNIVYEDNDLIVIDKPSGIVVHPAPGNLENTLVNGLLYHFKNNLSNINGQMRPGILHRIDKDTSGLLIIAKNNKAHSFLSEQLKEHKIKRKYKAIVEGFIPNEITHIDLPIGRDPMHRQKMAVIKQNSKNAITHVFLEKLFTINSKNFSLVRCELETGRTHQIRVHMAYIKNPVYGDPLYGKKVDEFNQRLHAYEIEFLHPNGKIMKFNSALPKEFEIGN
- the alaS gene encoding alanine--tRNA ligase, which encodes MLTSKEIRNLWLKYFESKDHLIVETKSLVPLNDPSLLWINSGVATLKDYFSGKKIPPKKRLTNSQKSLRTNDIENVGFTTRHHTMFEMLGNFSIGDYFKSEAIEMAYDFLINVLKLDKEKLYFTYFSEDLETKEKWLSMGIEESHIIKGNKDTNFWDIGSGPCGPCTEIFFDRGEKFDKRGLELLQNDEENDRFIEIWNIVFSQFNNDGEGNYTELTQKNIDTGAGFERLVSILQNAPTNFDTDLFLPIIKEIENFTNYKYDPENYFKKDKEIEKINVKFKIIADHIRAVVNAINDGVSPSNVSRGYIIRRLIRRAYRAGLQLEIKEKSFLFKLTEVVKSSLPFNINVEKVSKIIKDEEMLFSQTIEQGQKLLDLELKKNKDQFDLKIAFKLFETYGFPIELTQEILKEKGVTINISDFEKLKKEHAEISRSSKKEGMKKVINSLNLVQYKISEFIGYDSLETTAKILFLADSEKELPSSHNQKLSYVIFDKTVLYATGGGQKHDQGYIIQNNIKIPVLEVFKDKFGNNVHVVKGKLEKNKEVNIFVNEDNRIKLERNHSSTHLLFKSLREQYGSFIKQLGSDNNENRLTFDFPLEKKPTEEEIQQIENRIISYIKSETNRKYLETDIKTAEQMNAIMTLEETEYMDPNNVRLVEFKNITVDLCGGTHIENTKLIENFKIVSVENKGTGIFRIRAITSNQLVDEFYDKEIEKSKELLNNILLKIQQLDSNYVLEQINYDNKKNALEKLKFLIEKSREKHKELLKNTTKKEFNQEINTINFNSKEFYINIDLDSNSLKNNAAHLREKHPNITFILGSKQKDKIIIVVASKSLNSKELFIKITSHFSGSGGGNEIMAQGSVKNIDNFKENLIEFLKNE
- a CDS encoding DUF31 family putative serine protease; translated protein: MKENKKKNILFKTVLATMTIVPLSSIGVATYFLLKNEINDTSDLIISDLNIKKNSISDFISVQADVENASDILPSEALKKENEKYFRSYLRYSLKPDASINDILEEYDVEINKIENSEDDFNGTLKIKMQATSKVNKDIKEERIFIVSGFKSTKVGDIRFKNRLNKVLNNFQFIQKQEVNSINYSEFNQNTFFNFFDLDADDSNEERVFNKVENEYFLKENMNYKANIELLKETYNNHNKTIDVIVSFSHSAFKNFSYGKVFTLENINLNLNQEENTNYNNSIFNNNINPYNLKFEKEVYNIFPSSFSEKSDVIIKDFSNINPNISIKLIKESINDQNGNIDFLVTDKITNFSKVFNFKLFNFDKISNDIFNITQINKNYINNSYNIISKKDLAVYTLNSSDKTLRYKTIGEEIEKYFNSQEFKNRFLPFKIDAEIFKYSLTKNFKIENNKLNFVLKNWNGDENNLFIPFQTPASDEKNISLDFEENPKIKSKEDVLQDIKNRTISIHYIVNENENTSRIISGTAWVFDRVKNTNTYYLATNIHVVSELTKNMDKISSFSYSFNTKYTKLPHLNSPITTEGVTYNQVFKRLDRRINHSFAEKSINKSRFITKESEEFWKNLEVINLGVDTPNKGEYSDFALIKVTFPKDKIIKNIFNQQYVDQYIPDQAKYYNDNKLNFFISDKIEFPQNTSDNNNLLPLPMELNYAGYLGGNEYVEVSQSPYLKYENLIQKEQTINNQNYKYNKSIINLPGVNSGHGMSGSLVLNQFGQVVGIFWGGFFDKETANGLSSGTGIIDTLSIKKGSEKTILRKWLDKTKNIITDLDEYEGKIKY
- the ruvX gene encoding Holliday junction resolvase RuvX, which encodes MNKRKLGIDLGTKTCGFAISDPFNIIATGLENFFFKENDFKSVIEKIREFTKLYNIDIFALGYPLKMSGNKSERTLMVENFKKLLEQNFDIPVILIDERETTKNAEQLMINAGLSRKKRKKHKDKLAAQLILEDYLMRL